One genomic segment of Aquamicrobium lusatiense includes these proteins:
- a CDS encoding TetR/AcrR family transcriptional regulator, translated as MATNAGKAEQPAPKPRRRLRAEERWEQILTVSAELFSSKGYHGASLDDIGERLGIQKAALYHYVRSKEDILVEIYDRMLTKAEAEVLPIADEAFSPDERLRRMVSSYIGLMIEQADMWSLIHFQQNALPAANYEATLRRKRTFEKKFEAVVREGQASGLFKPMPTRLMVLSLFGMCNYVHHWIKFAPFPKDEITGVVCEILERGFIDDGSRRVGAWPRYVETTDAMAETAARLDALNEQVRELQGAFERDRHRLIDGFAGSMANEGAGQQKPDKAGAAPPPGRKSSSTKSENKKPAK; from the coding sequence ATGGCCACAAACGCCGGGAAGGCAGAGCAGCCGGCTCCAAAGCCAAGGCGTCGCCTCAGGGCTGAGGAACGATGGGAGCAGATTCTCACTGTCTCCGCCGAGCTTTTTTCGTCCAAGGGCTATCACGGGGCTTCGCTTGATGACATCGGCGAGCGGCTTGGCATCCAGAAGGCTGCGCTCTACCACTATGTCCGCAGCAAGGAGGACATACTGGTCGAGATCTACGACCGGATGTTGACCAAAGCCGAGGCCGAGGTGCTGCCGATCGCGGATGAGGCTTTCTCGCCCGATGAGCGGCTGCGTCGCATGGTTTCCAGCTATATCGGGCTGATGATCGAGCAGGCCGATATGTGGTCGCTGATCCACTTCCAGCAGAATGCGCTGCCTGCCGCCAACTATGAGGCAACGCTGCGCCGCAAACGGACCTTTGAAAAGAAATTCGAGGCGGTGGTGCGTGAAGGTCAGGCATCCGGCCTGTTCAAGCCGATGCCGACGCGCCTCATGGTGCTGTCGCTGTTCGGCATGTGCAACTATGTCCATCACTGGATAAAGTTCGCGCCTTTCCCTAAGGACGAAATCACGGGAGTGGTCTGCGAGATTCTGGAGCGCGGTTTCATCGATGACGGCAGCAGGCGCGTCGGTGCCTGGCCCCGATATGTGGAAACCACCGACGCCATGGCCGAGACCGCTGCCCGCCTGGATGCGCTGAACGAGCAGGTCAGGGAATTGCAGGGCGCCTTCGAGCGCGACCGCCACAGGCTGATCGACGGCTTTGCCGGTTCCATGGCGAATGAAGGCGCTGGGCAGCAAAAGCCGGATAAGGCCGGCGCTGCTCCGCCGCCGGGACGGAAATCGTCTTCCACAAAATCTGAAAATAAAAAGCCGGCTAAGTAA
- a CDS encoding amino acid ABC transporter permease codes for MTQFFEDAWQFMPILMQGAYVTIQVAFLSLALSSVLGLALALMRMSSLPVLYVPAVTIITGLRGIPIIVQLMYIYFVLPEIGIDLSAFTASVIGLGVAYSAYHAENFRAAILAVDKGQYEAAMSIGMGKAQLMRRIILPQAVRIVLPPYGNITIMMLKDSSLASTITVSEITRAGQLIASSTFKNMTVFTLVAFIYLVMSLPLTALNAWLERRFAAK; via the coding sequence ATGACGCAGTTCTTTGAAGATGCATGGCAGTTCATGCCGATCCTCATGCAGGGCGCCTATGTCACCATTCAGGTGGCTTTCCTGTCGCTCGCCCTGTCATCGGTGCTGGGACTGGCGCTGGCGCTGATGCGCATGTCGAGCCTGCCCGTCCTATATGTGCCGGCGGTGACCATCATCACCGGTCTGCGCGGCATCCCGATCATCGTGCAGCTGATGTACATCTATTTCGTGCTGCCGGAGATCGGTATCGATCTCAGCGCCTTTACGGCCAGCGTGATCGGCCTCGGTGTCGCCTACAGCGCTTATCACGCCGAGAATTTCCGGGCCGCCATCCTTGCGGTGGACAAGGGCCAGTATGAGGCGGCGATGAGCATCGGCATGGGCAAGGCGCAGCTGATGCGCCGGATCATCCTGCCGCAGGCGGTGCGTATCGTGCTGCCGCCCTATGGCAACATCACCATCATGATGCTGAAGGACTCGTCGCTTGCCTCCACCATCACGGTTTCGGAGATCACCCGCGCCGGCCAGCTTATCGCTTCATCGACCTTCAAGAACATGACTGTCTTCACGCTGGTCGCCTTCATCTATCTGGTCATGAGCTTGCCGCTGACAGCGCTGAACGCATGGCTGGAACGTCGATTTGCAGCGAAGTGA
- a CDS encoding SDR family NAD(P)-dependent oxidoreductase — translation MIDLNGKVAVITGSSRGIGKAIAEAYAKAGASVVVSSRKADACEEVAAALRAEGHKAFAHACHIGRKEDLRGLADATEAHFGPIDILVCNAAVNPVYGTMGELSDAAFDKIMDANVKGTFWLCNMVIPQMAQRGGGSVILLSSIAGLRGTTTIGCYGMSKAAEAALARNLALEWGPSNVRVNAIAPGLIATDFARALIEDPERLARVESRTPLRRIGRPEEIAGVALFLASDLSSYVTGQVLVADGGEMAS, via the coding sequence ATGATTGATCTGAATGGGAAAGTTGCCGTCATCACGGGGTCGAGCCGGGGCATCGGCAAGGCGATCGCAGAGGCGTATGCGAAGGCTGGAGCTTCCGTTGTGGTCTCCAGCCGCAAGGCCGATGCATGCGAGGAGGTGGCTGCCGCGCTGCGTGCTGAGGGGCATAAGGCGTTTGCCCATGCGTGTCATATCGGACGCAAGGAGGATCTGCGGGGTCTGGCAGACGCCACCGAGGCGCATTTCGGACCCATCGACATTCTCGTCTGCAACGCGGCGGTCAATCCCGTCTACGGCACCATGGGCGAGCTGAGCGACGCGGCCTTCGACAAGATCATGGACGCCAATGTGAAGGGCACATTCTGGCTGTGCAACATGGTCATCCCGCAGATGGCGCAGCGCGGCGGCGGATCTGTCATCCTGCTGTCGAGCATTGCCGGTTTGCGCGGCACCACCACTATCGGCTGCTACGGCATGTCAAAGGCGGCCGAGGCAGCTCTGGCGCGCAATCTGGCGCTGGAATGGGGGCCGTCGAATGTCCGCGTCAACGCCATCGCGCCGGGGCTGATCGCCACCGATTTCGCCAGAGCGCTGATCGAGGATCCGGAGCGGCTGGCGCGGGTCGAGAGCCGCACGCCGCTGCGTCGCATCGGCCGCCCGGAAGAAATAGCCGGCGTCGCTCTGTTCCTCGCCTCCGACCTGTCATCCTATGTCACGGGGCAGGTTCTGGTGGCTGACGGCGGCGAAATGGCGTCCTGA
- a CDS encoding enoyl-CoA hydratase/isomerase family protein — protein sequence MSDKTYITMERRDRVGYVTLNRPDKLNAMPRKMYQEISAGLQEYDADDDIWVIVVRGAGDRAFSAGADLELLHGSLTTGPFEWKPFKADRFDMGLQVSKPVIAAVHGFCLAGGMELAMSCDIRIAADNAMFAAPEVKWSVLHGFGALVMPRSAPLGAVMELLMTGRRFDAQEAYRLGIVNRVVPVADLQKTVDDLADEICRNGPLAVRMTKEIVLRGRELPLNDGLRIYRELNKLIHLTEDSTEGAKAWAERRPARYAAR from the coding sequence ATGTCGGACAAGACCTACATCACGATGGAGCGCCGCGATCGCGTCGGCTATGTGACCCTCAACCGGCCGGACAAGCTGAACGCCATGCCCCGCAAGATGTATCAGGAGATTTCGGCCGGCCTGCAGGAATATGATGCGGACGACGACATCTGGGTGATCGTGGTGCGTGGCGCGGGCGATCGCGCTTTCTCCGCCGGTGCGGATCTTGAGCTCCTGCATGGCTCGCTGACGACGGGCCCGTTTGAATGGAAGCCGTTCAAGGCAGACCGCTTCGACATGGGGCTGCAGGTGTCCAAGCCGGTGATCGCGGCCGTGCATGGCTTCTGTCTCGCCGGCGGCATGGAACTGGCGATGAGCTGCGACATCCGCATCGCCGCGGACAATGCGATGTTTGCCGCGCCGGAGGTGAAGTGGAGCGTGCTGCATGGCTTCGGTGCGCTGGTGATGCCACGCTCGGCGCCGCTTGGAGCGGTGATGGAGCTGCTGATGACCGGCCGCCGCTTCGATGCGCAGGAGGCCTATCGGCTTGGCATCGTCAATCGCGTGGTTCCGGTCGCCGATCTTCAGAAGACGGTCGACGATCTGGCCGACGAGATCTGCCGCAATGGGCCGCTGGCGGTGCGTATGACCAAGGAGATCGTTCTGCGCGGTCGCGAACTGCCGCTCAACGATGGCTTGCGCATCTATCGCGAGCTGAACAAGCTCATCCATCTGACCGAGGATTCGACGGAAGGTGCCAAGGCCTGGGCGGAGCGCCGTCCGGCGCGTTACGCTGCCCGCTGA
- a CDS encoding amino acid ABC transporter ATP-binding protein encodes MIEVKEVSKCFGALRVLKSMSFTVARGEVVCLIGPSGSGKSTMLRCVNGLERHDSGTISIDGMTVDTTSKTIGSVRAEVGMVFQRFNLFPHMTALGNIIEGPVQVRRRPKAAAKEEAMALLHKVGLADKADSYPSQLSGGQQQRIAIARALAMKPRAMLFDEPTSALDPETVGDVLVVMEDLAREGMTMLVVTHEMGFAAEVANRVLFLDRGEILEEGPPSELLRRPQNERTRDFLQRVLHPGEKAARYDNG; translated from the coding sequence ATGATCGAAGTCAAAGAGGTTTCAAAATGCTTCGGGGCGCTCAGGGTCCTGAAGTCCATGTCCTTCACCGTGGCGCGCGGCGAGGTGGTTTGCCTGATCGGCCCGTCGGGCTCGGGGAAATCGACCATGCTGCGCTGCGTGAACGGGCTCGAACGCCACGATTCCGGCACCATCTCCATCGACGGCATGACCGTGGACACGACATCGAAGACGATCGGCTCCGTGCGGGCCGAGGTCGGCATGGTGTTCCAGCGCTTCAACCTGTTCCCGCACATGACTGCGCTGGGCAATATCATTGAAGGCCCCGTGCAGGTGCGCAGGCGACCGAAGGCGGCGGCAAAGGAAGAAGCCATGGCCCTGCTGCACAAGGTAGGGTTGGCAGACAAGGCCGACAGCTACCCCTCCCAGCTTTCCGGCGGGCAGCAGCAGCGCATTGCCATCGCACGCGCGCTGGCCATGAAGCCGAGGGCCATGCTGTTCGACGAGCCGACCAGCGCACTCGACCCCGAAACGGTCGGCGACGTTCTGGTGGTCATGGAAGATCTGGCGCGTGAGGGCATGACCATGCTGGTGGTGACCCATGAGATGGGGTTTGCGGCCGAGGTGGCGAACCGCGTCCTGTTCCTCGATCGCGGCGAAATTCTGGAGGAAGGCCCGCCGTCCGAATTGCTCCGGCGGCCGCAGAACGAGCGTACCCGCGACTTCCTGCAACGCGTGCTCCATCCCGGAGAAAAGGCGGCGCGCTATGACAATGGCTGA
- a CDS encoding NAD(P)/FAD-dependent oxidoreductase, protein MTMAERERLFWSTGFDPLESDTISPGEAFDAVVVGAGYGGLSAALELSRQGMHVLVVDARRIGDGASSRAAGSLANVPKARLHELAGSYGEETAQAVYREAVLARAHTERIIADHAIGCDLRRCTRVMAAHSEKSMRRLQSEFPAMKTRIPEARLLSAQELRGFIGSDVYRGGMLVPDSATVNPAAYQYGLARAARAQAAKLLQNTRMIGLKPVAGGVEVELESLGRVTAAHVVLATNAETGPDTPLSAQLARSIAAVPAFCVVTEKLPPDRLAKVIRGAEIFGDTRKVLNYMALSPCGTRLVYSARAGFQEGSTADKARRIMKAFERRFPQTRGLAMDFFWSGRFAITADLIPHTGNSDRVHWMIGCCGTGITMSSYLGHKIARRILGAADADTVFRLPLPSMPAWQRRPALLGAAIRVYRVYDRYMK, encoded by the coding sequence ATGACAATGGCTGAACGCGAGCGCCTGTTCTGGTCTACCGGTTTCGATCCTCTCGAAAGCGATACGATCTCTCCCGGCGAGGCCTTCGATGCGGTGGTGGTGGGAGCCGGTTATGGCGGCCTGAGCGCTGCGCTCGAACTGTCGCGGCAGGGCATGCATGTGCTCGTCGTCGATGCGCGCCGCATCGGTGACGGAGCCTCCTCACGGGCAGCAGGCTCGCTCGCCAATGTTCCGAAGGCGCGGCTGCACGAACTCGCTGGCAGCTACGGAGAGGAGACGGCGCAAGCCGTCTATCGCGAAGCCGTTCTGGCGCGCGCCCATACGGAGCGCATCATCGCCGACCATGCGATCGGCTGCGATCTTCGCCGCTGCACGCGCGTCATGGCCGCTCACAGCGAAAAGTCGATGCGGCGCCTGCAATCGGAATTTCCGGCCATGAAGACGCGCATTCCCGAGGCCCGGCTGCTTTCGGCACAGGAACTGCGCGGCTTCATCGGCAGCGACGTCTACCGTGGCGGCATGCTGGTTCCGGATTCGGCCACCGTCAATCCGGCCGCCTATCAGTACGGGCTTGCCCGGGCGGCGCGGGCCCAGGCGGCCAAGCTGTTGCAGAACACCCGAATGATCGGCCTGAAGCCGGTTGCCGGAGGTGTAGAGGTAGAGCTTGAATCTCTGGGCAGGGTGACGGCTGCCCATGTCGTTCTGGCGACGAATGCCGAGACCGGGCCCGACACGCCCCTGTCGGCGCAATTGGCAAGATCGATCGCGGCGGTTCCGGCCTTTTGCGTCGTCACCGAGAAGCTGCCGCCCGATCGTCTGGCAAAGGTGATCCGCGGGGCGGAGATCTTCGGCGATACGCGCAAGGTGCTGAACTACATGGCGCTGTCGCCCTGCGGAACCAGACTGGTCTACAGCGCCCGCGCCGGATTTCAGGAAGGCAGCACCGCCGACAAGGCGCGACGCATCATGAAAGCCTTTGAACGACGGTTTCCGCAAACGCGGGGCCTCGCCATGGACTTCTTCTGGTCCGGGCGCTTTGCCATCACGGCCGATCTCATTCCCCATACGGGCAACAGCGACAGGGTGCACTGGATGATCGGCTGCTGCGGCACCGGCATCACCATGTCGAGCTATCTCGGCCACAAGATTGCGCGCCGCATTCTGGGCGCGGCCGATGCCGATACCGTGTTCCGGCTTCCGCTGCCCTCCATGCCGGCATGGCAGAGGCGACCGGCGCTGCTGGGCGCGGCCATCCGTGTTTACCGCGTCTACGACCGCTACATGAAATAG